A portion of the Vespula vulgaris chromosome 14, iyVesVulg1.1, whole genome shotgun sequence genome contains these proteins:
- the LOC127068991 gene encoding protein lethal(2)essential for life-like, with translation MTPLLPLLFSAWWADLDRPHRLMDQNFGLGLYPEQLRIMDRFYPLSFPNRAVSDLYYRPWADLFKLDDRGTSTITADKHIFKVMLDVHQFKPEEINVKVVNRYIVVEGKHEEKRDEHGFISRQFVRRYLLPNQADADKVSSNISTDGILTIMTPLKESLEKPNEKKIKIELTGKPAVTRKDDEKEVTESNREETTTQKGIIQTTTTPEK, from the coding sequence aTGACGCCTTTATTACCATTGTTATTCTCTGCTTGGTGGGCAGATTTAGATCGGCCTCATAGACTGATGGATCAGAATTTTGGACTAGGCTTGTATCCTGAACAGCTTCGAATAATGGACAGGTTTTATCCATTATCTTTTCCTAACAGAGCTGTTTCAGATCTGTATTATCGACCGTGGGCTGATCTCTTCAAATTAGATGACCGTGGCACCTCGACCATTACTGCTGATAAGCATATCTTCAAGGTCATGCTAGATGTACATCAATTCAAGCCCGAAGAGATCAATGTAAAGGTCGTTAATAGATACATCGTTGTCGAGGGTAaacacgaagagaagagagacgaaCATGGTTTCATTTCGAGACAATTCGTCCGTAGATATTTGCTTCCTAATCAAGCAGATGCCGATAAAGTTTCCTCAAATATATCGACAGATGGAATATTAACCATCATGACACCTTTGAAGGAGAGTCTGGAAAAAccaaatgagaaaaagattaaaatcgaACTTACTGGTAAACCGGCAGTAACGCGTAAAGACGATGAAAAGGAAGTTACAGAGAGTAATCGTGAAGAAACTACAACCCAGAAAGGTATTATCCAAACAACCACCACTCCGGAGAAATAA
- the LOC127068992 gene encoding protein lethal(2)essential for life-like translates to MSLIPKLFSHWWEMLEQPHRLYDQRFGMGMYPEQFFRPSVLDKLEGKRSSPFSVSSTFYKYYRPWADHIRDENTSGWSVIKNDKDKFHVALDVQQFKPEEVNVKIVDNYIVIEGKHEEQQDDHGVISRHFIRKYLVPDQCDPEKATSSLSSDGILTITAPRKAEAVEEKKERIIKIEHMVKPALENEEKKTAS, encoded by the exons ATGTCACTAATcccaaaattattttctcattgGTGGGAAATGTTGGAACAACCACATAGATTGTACGATCAACGTTTTGGTATGGGGATGTATCCAGAACAATTTTTTAGACCATCCGTATTAGACAAATTGGAAGGCAAAAGATCGTCACCATTCTCAGTGTCCTCAACATTTTATAAGTATTATCGACCATGGGCTGATCATATTCGCGATGAGAATACCAGTGGTTGGTCTgtcattaaaaatgataaagataagTTCCACGTAGCCTTGGACGTTCAACAATTCAAACCTGAGGAAGTTAACGTCAAGATTGTCGATAATTACATCGTTATTGAAG gcAAACACGAAGAACAACAGGACGATCATGGCGTCATTTCCAGACActtcataagaaaatatttggtACCTGACCAATGTGATCCTGAGAAAGCAACAAGTTCGTTATCTTCCGACGGTATCCTCACGATAACAGCACCTAGAAAAGCAGAAGCtgttgaagaaaagaaagaacgaattaTTAAGATCGAACATATGGTAAAACCAGCgttagaaaacgaagaaaaaaagactgcttcgtaa
- the LOC127068993 gene encoding protein lethal(2)essential for life-like, whose translation MSLFPLIFSDWWEDLEQPHRLMDQNFGLELNPEQLLTISHRMDILRQMERFPISYYRPWIELVRQKDNGFSTVNADKDKFQIVLDVQQFQPNEVDVKVVDKFVVVTAKHQEKRDEHGWISRQFIRKYIIPEQCDIDQVTSKLSSNGILKIIAPRKEVPKIENERTIKIEHTGRPAIQTIF comes from the coding sequence atgtcTCTGTTTCCACTTATTTTTTCCGATTGGTGGGAGGATTTGGAACAACCACATCGTCTGATGGATCAAAATTTTGGCTTAGAATTGAATCCTGAACAACTTTTAACTATTTCACATAGAATGGACATCCTAAGACAAATGGAAAGATTCCCAATTAGTTATTATCGTCCATGGATCGAATTAGTTCGTCAGAAAGACAATGGTTTTTCGACTGTTAACGCTGATAAGGATAAATTCCAGATTGTCCTAGATGTTCAGCAGTTTCAACCGAACGAGGTTGACGTTAAAGTTGTTGATAAATTTGTAGTTGTTACGGCTAAACACCAAGAGAAACGTGATGAACATGGATGGATCTCAAGAcaatttattcgtaaatatataattcctGAACAGTGTGATATCGATCAAGTTACATCGAAATTATCTTCCAATGGTATCCTGAAGATTATTGCACCGAGAAAGGAAGTACCAAAGAttgagaacgaaagaacgattaAGATCGAACATACTGGAAGACCTGCGATCCAAACTATTTTTTag
- the LOC127069108 gene encoding protein lethal(2)essential for life-like — translation MIRIENQLVKNLDRLYYTFDQHFALSINPDNLPSFWISYDTDTDLLVYRRCRYLLYRHHPHNINVTCKIFSTIETDKNKFQVTLDVLQFAPDKVTVKVIGKNVMMKGKHKEKQDRCG, via the exons ATGATACGGATTGAAAAtca ATTAGTGAAGAATTTGGATCGTCTTTACTATACTTTTGATCAACATTTTGCTTTATCAATTAATCCTGACAATCTGCCATCTTTTTGGATCTCATATGATACAGATACAGATCTTTTAGTATATAGACGTTGCCGGTATTTGCTATATCGTCATCATCCACATAACATAAATGTGACAtgcaaaatattttcgacCATTGAAACTGATAAAAACAAGTTTCAAGTAACTTTAGATGTTTTACAATTTGCACCAGATAAGGTGACTGTAAAGGTGATAGGAAAGAACGTTATGATGAAAGGCAAGCACAAAGAGAAGCAGGACAGATGTGGTTGA
- the LOC127069112 gene encoding S-adenosylmethionine decarboxylase proenzyme encodes MASTKDDSADSVQFFEGVEKLLEIWFTSNNAKNRQLGDLRQISRQKWESLLKIVRCEIISFCRNDQVDAYVLSESSMFLSKRRLILKTCGTTTPLQCLEPLLKLVEQYTGFDEVEDLFYSRKNYKRPELQISPHHAFEEEVALLDTYFPDGEAYCLGSIDTDCWYLYTLNREKPLQEKAEPDQTLEILMTHLDPDVMAIFTRDMCSSAAEATQKSGIDKLIPNMIIDDFLFEPCGYSMNGISKSGSYMTIHITPEPEFSYVSFESNIPEASYEEIIRRVLNTFKPGKFVVTIFANKESIAASCPRELEQNDYLNSSEDWLRTDAQYCRFKNYDLTCAFYSRFPS; translated from the exons ATGGCATCGACAAAGGACGACAGCGCGGACAGCGTGCAATTTTTCGAAGGCGTAGAGAAGCTCCTCGAGATATGGTTCACCAGTAATAACGCTAAAAACAGACAACTTGGTGATCTTCGACAAATTTCTCG GCAAAAATGGGAATCCCTGTTGAAGATCGTTAGATGCGAAATTATCAGCTTCTGCCGCAATGATCAAGTAGATGCCTATGTGCTCAG TGAAAGTAGTATGTTTCTATCAAAGCGGAGACTTATCTTAAAAACATGTGGTACTACAACACCTTTACAATGTTTGGAGCCTCTCCTTAAGCTTGTCGAACAATACACCGGATTTGATGAAGTAGAG GATCTCTTCTATTCGCGCAAGAACTATAAACGGCCAGAGTTACAAATTTCACCGCATCATGCATTCGAAGAAGAGGTTGCCTTACTCGATACGTACTTTCCTG atgGAGAAGCCTACTGTTTGGGATCTATCGACACAGACTGTTGGTATTTATATACTCTAAATAGAGAAAAGCCCTTGCAAGAGAAGGCAGAACCAGATCAAACTTTAGAGATTCTCATGACTCATTTAGACCCTGATGTAATGGCCATTTTTACACGAGATATGTGTTCTTCTGCTGCCGAAGCTACTCAAAAGTCAGGAATCGATAAACTCATTCCCAATATGATCAtagatgattttttatttgaaccCTGTGGTTATTCCATGAATGGTATTTCCAAAAGC ggaaGCTATATGACTATTCATATCACACCAGAACCAGAATTTTCTTATGTTTCGTTTGAAAGTAACATTCCTGAGGCTTCTTATGAAGAGATAATACGGCGTGTACTTAACACATTTAAACCTGGCAAATTCGTTGTGACTATATTTGCCAACAAGGAATCTATTGCTGCTAGCTGTCCACGCGAGTTGGAGCAGAATGATTATTTGAATTCTTCTGAAGATTGGCTACGTACCGACGCGCAGTATTGTCGTTTCAAAAATTATGATTTGACCTGTGCATTTTATTCAAGATTCCCGAGCTGA
- the LOC127069113 gene encoding uncharacterized protein LOC127069113 — MDASLVPAMTGTNEARTLSYILSPIDSSPLSHPLNNLETTSESINLVPKLSNFNSKGIAVSVSYMTENNERKNSESTIKNCEITQKNTISSSIFAYHSMSIDIEKQKSQTSIVIQSGTRSDDDHCINPKKNNNVQCFRSISSPQLTIKPLTRSKVYRKASLKSSTNKSNLQSDLSTFTMDNFNVVSNIKTMNTANNKCILSKANKYRKTPEQCPIQNETCGKAKENDSGIANSKNKWNIEDVHITCNPLSTPYPYSTPCQKTASGTVTESQDEEPKSRSCGSFLPILSLIPQTVIGFQYLSPKMKFSWWRNKIS; from the coding sequence ATGGACGCTTCATTAGTCCCTGCTATGACAGGTACAAATGAAGCGCGGACTCTTTCCTATATTCTATCACCTATCGATTCTTCACCTTTATCACATcctttaaataatttggaaaCCACTAGTGAATCTATTAACTTAGTaccaaaattatcaaatttcaaCTCAAAAGGCATTGCTGTATCAGTTTCATATATGacagaaaataatgaaagaaagaatagtgAGAGCACCATAAAAAATTGTGAGATTACTCAGAAAAACACCATATCCTCTTCCATATTTGCTTATCACTCTATGTCAATCGATATAGAAAAACAGAAATCCCAGACATCTATCGTTATACAATCAGGTACGAGATCAGACGATGATCATTGTATCAACcctaaaaagaataataatgttcAGTGTTTTCGTTCTATATCATCACCGCAATTGACTATTAAACCTCTAACACGTTCAAAGGTCTATCGGAAAGCATCGCTAAAATCTTCtacaaataaatcaaatttacaGTCTGATCTCTCTACCTTTACAATGGACAACTTCAACGTtgtttctaatataaaaacaatgaaTACTGCTAACAACAAATGTATCTTATCAAAAGCGAATAAGTACAGAAAGACTCCCGAACAATGTCCCATCCAAAACGAGACATGCGGAAAGGCCAAGGAAAACGACAGCGGTATTGCAAATTCAAAAAACAAGTGGAATATCGAAGATGTTCATATAACATGTAATCCGTTATCAACGCCGTATCCATATTCGACACCTTGTCAGAAGACAGCGAGTGGAACGGTAACAGAATCGCAAGATGAGGAACCAAAGAGTCGTAGTTGCGGAAGTTTCTTACCAATCCTCTCGTTAATTCCCCAAACAGTTATTGGCTTTCAATATTTGAGTCCGAAAATGAAGTTCTCTTGGTGGCGTAACAAGATATCGTGA
- the LOC127069116 gene encoding uncharacterized protein LOC127069116, producing the protein MKMEMNLTTVASVLLSSSSISPCSPNEIAISPGDCVESGVEEWLEDETLAGFRVWQLAGIILSILLSIIIGLCCCIRFRVPRTKQEIEADYIRKKITRNFRKELSKINNSDMDEMNLQKALDRIRNDFDVQTYGLQKEHEKIANNRRQQDAQKRIDTIFTGMRDCLSKWKRTDSDNII; encoded by the exons atgaaaatggAGATGAACCTGACCACTGTCGCATCagttttattatcatcgtctaGTATTTCACCATGTTCTCCAAATGAAATTGCTATAAGTCCAGGTGACTGTGTCGAAAGTGGTGTTGAAGAATGGCTTGAAGATGAAACTTTAGCAGGATTTCGCGTTTGGCAATTGGCaggaataattttatctattttacttAGTATAATAATTGGATTATGCTGTTGTATTCGATTCAGAGTACCAAGAACGAAACAAGAGATAGAAGCAGattatattcgaaagaaaataacaagaaattttagaaaggagctatcaaaaataaataattcagatATGGATGAGATGAATTTACAAAAAG CATTAGACAGAATACGTAATGACTTTGATGTACAAACATATGGATTGCAGAAAGAGCAtgaaaaaattgcaaataacAGACGTCAACAAGATGCACAAAAACGAATTGATACTATATTTACTGGTATGCGTGACTGTCTCAGTAAATGGAAGCGCACTGATAGTGATAACATAATTTAG
- the LOC127069114 gene encoding probable actin-related protein 2/3 complex subunit 2, producing MILLEIHNRILEETLTNKIKNALSGHKPESTDVVIADFDGVLFHISNLSGDKSKIRISILLKFYKQLQEHGADELLKREYGPHLIAPESGYNVSVLIDLENLPEDWEALVKKVGLLKRHCFASVFEKYFDFQEEYYDSPGTQVQKRAVIQYRDQETMYVEAKSDRVTVVFSTIFKDEDDMVIGKLFLQELKEGRRASHTAPQVLFNHREPPLELQDSEAAVGDCIGYITFVLFPRHTNREARNNTIDLIHMFRNYLHYHIKCSKVYIHSRMRTKTTDFLKVLNRARSQTKSTEKKTITGRTFIRKE from the exons ATGATTTTGCTTGAGATACATAACAGGATACTAGAAGAAacattaacgaataaaataaaaaatgcctTATCAGG ACATAAACCAGAATCAACGGATGTGGTTATAGCAGATTTTGATGgtgttttatttcatatttcaaatttaagtGGTGACAAGTCAAAAATTAGA attagtattttacttaaattttataaacaactGCAAGAACATGGAGCAGATGAATTACTAAAACGTGAATATGGTCCTCATCTTATTGCTCCAGAAAgcg GTTATAATGTGTCAGTTTTGATAGATTTGGAAAATTTACCAGAAGATTGGGAAGCTTTAGTGAAGAAAGTTGGTCTATTAAAAAGGCATTGCTTTGCAAGTGTGTTTGAGAAATACTTTGATTTTCAGGAAGAATATTATGACTCTCCTGGTACACAAGTTCAAAAGAGAGCAGTTATTCAATACAGAGATCAGGAAACTAT GTATGTGGAAGCTAAAAGTGATAGAGTAACTGTAGTATTCAGTACTATATTTAAAGATGAGGATGATATGGttattggaaaattatttctacaaGAATTGAAAGAAGGTAGACGTGCTAGTCATACAGCACCAcaagttttatttaatcatcGAGAACCTCCATTAGAACTACAGGATTCTGAAGCGGCAGTAGGAGATTGCATTGGATATATTACATTTG TATTATTTCCACGACATACAAACAGAGAAGCACGTAACAATACTATTGATTTAATACACATGTTCAGAAATTACTTACATTATCACATTAAGTGTAGTAAAGTTTATATTCATTCACGTATGCGTACTAAAACTAcagattttttaaaagtattgAATCGCGCAAGATCTCAAACAAAAAGTactgaaaagaaaacaattac CGGTCGGACATTCATAAGGAAAGAATGA
- the LOC127069117 gene encoding nuclear nucleic acid-binding protein C1D-like, which produces MDADFEDLSHDVELISRLKQLYQATLRFEDRIDLANDPAIYDKLSNSDKIKYNLLMSYSLNSMFWMYLRTEGIDPTKHQIKNENDRLKKSMERAKQINDKNTLMPRVDKNAAQRFIRNSLWEPKVNEKDNNENK; this is translated from the exons atggatGCTGATTTTGAGGATTTGTCACATGATGTGGAACTCATTTCGAGGTTAAAACAACTTTACCAAGCAACCTTAAGATTCGAAGATAGAATTGATCTTGCTAATGATCCTGCTATATATGACAAACTTTCTAATAgtgacaaaataaaatacaatttgttAATGTCATATAGTCTTAATAGCATGTTCTGGATGTATTTACGCACTGAAG GTATTGATCCTACAAaacatcaaataaaaaatgaaaatgatagatTAAAAAAGTCAATGGAACGTGCTAAACaaatcaatgataaaaatacacTTATGCCACGTGTAGATAAAAATGCAGCACAaagatttataagaaatagtTTATGGGAACcgaaagtaaatgaaaaagataataatgaaaataaatga